The genomic interval CGACGGCACGACCGCCGGCGGCGTGCAGGACATCTCGGTGGCGGGCCTCTCGGCGCAGGCGAAGGCGACGTCGGCTGCGACCCTCAAGGGCAACCTCCAATCGGACGCGGCCGTCATTGCCGGCGGCTTCGATCCGACGTCGTTCCAGACCGCTTTCGCGAGCAGCAACTTCTCGACGTCAGTGCGGGTGTTCGACTCCCTCGGGAAGTCGCACGACGTGTCGGTCTTCTTCACGAAGACGGGAGACAATGCCTGGGACGTGCACTACGGCGTCGATGCCGGCGACACCGGCGGGACGGCGGGTACGCTCCAGAGCGTCGGCAACGGGACGATCACGTTCAAAAACGACGGCACGGTCGCTTCGTCGACCGGCGCGAGCGCGAGCGTCACGTTCTCGGGCGCTGCGGCGCAGACGATCGCCTTCAACCTCGGCACCGCCGGCCAGCTGGACGGCATGGGTCAGTTCGCGAGCCCCTCGGGCCTCAACTTCGTCTCGCAGGACGGCTTCGGCGCGGGCGGCCTGGTCAGCCTGAACGTGGATGCCCGCGGCATCCTGAGCGGCACCTTCGACAACGGCCAGACCCGTCCGCTCTTCCAGCTCGCGATCGCCCACTTCGCCGCCCCCGAGGGTCTGCTGCCCGGCGGCAACCAGCTCTACCGCGCGTCGATCGACTCCGGTCCGGAGGCGATCGCCACCGCCGGCTCCCAGGGCAACGGCACGATCGTCTCCTCGGCCCTCGAGCAGTCGAACGTGCAGATCGCCCAGGAATTCATCGACCTGATCAGCACGCAGCGCTCGTTCCAGGCGAATGCCCGGGTGATCACGGCGAGCGATCAGCTGCTCGGGGATCTGATCAATATCATC from Deltaproteobacteria bacterium carries:
- a CDS encoding flagellar hook protein FlgE, producing the protein MAIFGALSTGRSGLINNGAALSVIGNNIANVGTTGFKGARVEFADLISAEAGGEVGKIGLGSRVGSVRTLFTQGSIENTGRSLDLSIEGQGFFVLREGQGHVYTRAGNFSLQPDGAVTNLIGNPLQGTALNADGTTAGGVQDISVAGLSAQAKATSAATLKGNLQSDAAVIAGGFDPTSFQTAFASSNFSTSVRVFDSLGKSHDVSVFFTKTGDNAWDVHYGVDAGDTGGTAGTLQSVGNGTITFKNDGTVASSTGASASVTFSGAAAQTIAFNLGTAGQLDGMGQFASPSGLNFVSQDGFGAGGLVSLNVDARGILSGTFDNGQTRPLFQLAIAHFAAPEGLLPGGNQLYRASIDSGPEAIATAGSQGNGTIVSSALEQSNVQIAQEFIDLISTQRSFQANARVITASDQLLGDLINIIR